A genome region from Coffea arabica cultivar ET-39 chromosome 7e, Coffea Arabica ET-39 HiFi, whole genome shotgun sequence includes the following:
- the LOC140011257 gene encoding uncharacterized protein: protein MVIAQKLGAESIKIYSNSQLIVNQVLGNYEVKKEPLKRSCQLHVPVHHAPTQEMVPLQSLWSFFQWGVDLLGLFPRGPGGYEYVVVAVDYFTKWVEAEPLNIISSRAVQKFLWRNIVCRFGIPRVLVSNNGRQFADSSLQSWCSELGIRQHFTSIDELPTILWAYRTTSRTATQETPFALTYGAEALIPAEIGVPSGRVQNFIAQDNEDQLRLNLDLLEQRREETAIRMAKYKGQVVRHYNARVRHLSFKPGDLVLRKNTVSRIRGIGKLDPNWEGPYAVKEADRVGYCKLAHLCGEEVPRSWHNSNLRIFH from the exons ATGGTGATAGCTCAAAAATTGGGGGCTGAGTCTATAAAGATCTACAGCAACTCGCAGCTGATAGTGAACCAAGTGTTGGGAAACTACGAAGTCAAAAAAGAACCACTGAAGAG GTCGTGCCAACTGCATGTCCCAGTTCATCACGCCCCAACACAGGAGATGGTCCCGCTTCAGAGCCTCTGGTCGTTCTTTCAATGGGGAGTCGACCTGCTGGGCCTGTTTCCCCGAGGTCCAGGAGGTTATGAATATGTGGTGGTGGCCGTTGACTACTTTACTAAATGGGTAGAGGCCGAACCACTCAACATCATCAGTAGCAGGGCGGTCCAGAAGTTTCTCTGGAGGAACATTGTTTGTCGGTTCGGCATACCTCGAGTCCTGGTCTCAAACAACGGTCGACAGTTTGCCGATAGTTCTCTTCAAAGTTGGTGCTCAGAGCTCGGGATCAGACAACACTTCACCTCG ATCGACGAACTGCCTACCATACTATGGGCTTACCGAACTACTTCTCGAACTGCCACCCAGGAGACCCCCTTTGCCCTGACCTACGGGGCAGAGGCCCTGATTCCTGCGGAGATTGGTGTTCCCTCGGGCAGGGTTCAAAATTTCATAGCTCAGGACAACGAGGACCAACTACGTCTCAACTTGGATCTGCTCGAACAAAGGAGAGAAGAAACGGCTATACGTATGGCTAAGTATAAAGGACAGGTCGTACGACACTACAATGCTAGGGTGAGACACCTCTCCTTCAAACCAGGGGACCTAGTCTTGCGAAAGAATACCGTGAGTCGGATTCGGGGTATAGGCAAGTTGGATCCGAACTGGGAGGGCCCCTATGCGGTGAAGGAGGCAGACCGAGTTGGATACTGCAAGTTAGCACACCTTTGTGGAGAAGAAGTCCCGCGTTCTTGGCATAATTCCAACTTGAGGATCTTTCATTAA
- the LOC113700484 gene encoding uncharacterized protein: MTKFRKLNRPTGHRMSLLRTMVSQLVKHERIETTVAKAKEVRRLADNMVQLGKEGTLCAARRAAAFVRGDDVIHKLFTELAYRYKERAGGYTRVLRTRIRVGDAAPMAYIEFVDRENELRQAKPPTPQPPQRAPLDPWTKSRLSRQFAPPKEDKSSESDS; encoded by the exons atgaCTAAATTCCGAAAGCTTAATCGACCAACTGGTCATCGAATGTCCCTGCTCAG AACCATGGTGTCCCAATTGGTAAAGCATGAGCGTATTGAAACCACTGTCGCAAAG GCTAAGGAAGTTCGGAGGCTTGCTGACAACATGGTACAGCTCGGAAAAGAG GGTACCCTTTGTGCTGCAAGGCGTGCTGCTGCCTTTGTTCGGGGAGATGATGTTATTCACAAACTTTTTACGGAATTGGCTTACCGATACAA GGAGAGAGCTGGTGGGTACACTAGAGTGCTTCGTACTCGAATCAGAGTTGGTGATGCCGCTCCAATGGCGTACATTGA GTTTGTAGACAGAGAAAACGAACTTAGGCAGGCAAAACCTCCGACTCCCCAACCACCACAGAGGGCACCATTGGATCCCTGGACTAAATCACGACTCAGCAGGCAATTTGCTCCTCCTAAAGAAGACAAAAGCTCAGAGTCCGACAGTTGA
- the LOC113701351 gene encoding UDP-glucuronate:xylan alpha-glucuronosyltransferase 1 isoform X1 has translation MLKSGLNQTKSVSGTSSSSMEARQRSLEDACKRRLHKIRVKAIEKPFQLISLQERGAKYRLHPLKLILFFILLGTLLKIIFSPAVCIGDSIPQAVSRPHFVNRWIWGGVDPRYISHVDVNWDEVSKVVKKMPDNNNIQRVGLLNFNRSEVSQWKQFIPYANHTILRLDFADSNITWESLFPEWIDEEQEDELPSCPSLPKIKVPEKRLDLIAVKLPCKNDGNWSRDVARLHLQLEAANLAAASKGNYPVNLLFVTQCFPIPNLFPCKELVAREGNAWLYKPNLNVIREKLQLPIGSCELALPHGNYERDNAVKKPREAYATVLHSAHVYVCGAIAAAQSIRMAGSTRDLVILVDDTISEYHRSGLEVAGWKIRTIQRIRNPKAEKDAYNEWNYSKFRLWQLTDFDKIIFIDADLLILRNIDFLFKMPQISATGNNGTLFNSGVMVIEPSNCTFHLLMEHINEIESYNGGDQGYLNEIFTWWHRIPKHMNFLKHFWIGDEEAVIQKKIRLFGAEPPILYVLHYLGYKPWLCYRDYDCNWNVDILQEFATDVGHRSWWKVHDAMPERLQDFCLLSSRQKAQLEWDRRQAEKANYTDGHWKLRIEDPRSKKCIDRLCNWKSMLRHWGEKNWTYDPHFYPTPPSITTASLSS, from the exons ATGCTGAAAT CAGGACTAAATCAAACTAAAAGTGTCAGTGGCACATCTTCAAGCTCCATGGAGGCAAGGCAACGATCGCT AGAAGATGCATGTAAAAGGAGATTACACAAAATTAGAGTCAAGGCAATTGAGAAGCCCTTCCAGCTGATCTCATTACAAGAAAGAGGAGCAAAATACAGGCTTCATCCATTGAAATTAATCCTGTTTTTCATTCTACTAGGCACTCTTCTGAAAATTATCTTCTCTCCAGCTGTTTGTATTGGTGACAGTATACCACAAGCAGTTTCTCG GCCACATTTTGTTAACAGGTGGATATGGGGTGGAGTGGATCCTCGTTATATATCACATGTTGATGTTAATTGGGATGAAGTCTCCAAAGTTGTGAAGAAGATGCCAGATAACAATAACATTCAACGAGTTGGCCTTCTCAATTTCAATAGAAGTGAAGTTAGTCAATGGAAACAGTTTATTCCTTATGCCAATCACACAATCCTGAGGCTAGACTTTGCTGATAGTAATATTACCTGGGAATCCTTGTTTCCTGAGTGGATTGATGAAGAACAAGAAGATGAACTTCCCAGTTGCCCTTCTTTACCGAAGATCAAAGTGCCTGAAAAGCGGCTTGATCTTATTGCTGTTAAGCTTCCTTGCAAAAATGATGGTAATTGGTCAAGAGATGTTGCTAGGCTACATTTGCAGCTAGAAGCTGCCAATTTAGCTGCTGCTTCCAAAGGCAATTACCCTGTTAACTTGCTGTTTGTTACCCAATGTTTTCCAATACCAAATCTATTTCCTTGCAAGGAGCTTGTTGCACGGGAAGGTAATGCATGGTTGTACAAGCCAAACTTGAATGTAATCAGAGAAAAACTTCAGCTCCCAATCGGATCTTGTGAGCTTGCTCTACCTCATGGCAATTATG AACGAGACAATGCAGTCAAAAAGCCCCGAGAAGCTTATGCTACAGTCCTTCATTCAGCTCATGTCTATGTTTGTGGAGCAATTGCTGCGGCACAAAGTATTCGCATGGCAGGGTCTACCAGGGATCTTGTTATACTTGTTGATGACACCATTAGCGAGTACCACAGAAGTGGACTTGAAGTTGCAGGATGGAAAATCCGAACAATACAGAGAATAAGAAATCCCAAAGCTGAGAAAGATGCGTACAATGAATGGAACTATAGCAAGTTCAGACTATGGCAACTGACAGACTTTGATAAGATCATATTCATTGATGCTGATCTTCTCATACTTAGGAACATTGATTTCCTATTCAAAATGCCACAGATCTCAGCAACAGGCAACAATGGCACACTTTTCAACTCTGGAGTTATGGTGATAGAGCCATCAAACTGCACATTCCATCTGTTGATGGAACATATAAATGAGATTGAATCATATAATGGCGGAGACCAGGGCTACTTGAACGAAATATTTACGTGGTGGCACCGGATTCCAAAGCACATGAACTTCTTGAAACATTTTTGGATTGGTGATGAGGAAGCAGTGATACAGAAGAAAATTCGTCTATTTGGAGCTGAGCCACCAATTCTTTATGTCCTTCACTATTTAGGATATAAACCATGGTTGTGCTACCGCGACTATGATTGCAACTGGAATGTTGACATATTACAAGAGTTCGCGACTGATGTTGGTCACAGAAGCTGGTGGAAAGTGCACGATGCAATGCCAGAGCGATTGCAGGACTTCTGTCTATTGAGTTCAAGACAGAAAGCACAGTTGGAGTGGGACAGAAGACAAGCTGAAAAAGCAAATTATACAGATGGTCATTGGAAATTGAGAATCGAAGATCCTCGTTCTAAGAAGTGCATTGACAGGTTATGCAACTGGAAGAGCATGTTGCGCCACTGGGGGGAGAAGAATTGGACATATGATCCGCATTTCTACCCTACACCACCATCCATTACCACAGCATCTCTTTCCAGTTAG
- the LOC113701351 gene encoding UDP-glucuronate:xylan alpha-glucuronosyltransferase 1 isoform X2 gives MLKSGLNQTKSVSGTSSSSMEARQRSLEDACKRRLHKIRVKAIEKPFQLISLQERGAKYRLHPLKLILFFILLGTLLKIIFSPAVCIGDSIPQAVSRWIWGGVDPRYISHVDVNWDEVSKVVKKMPDNNNIQRVGLLNFNRSEVSQWKQFIPYANHTILRLDFADSNITWESLFPEWIDEEQEDELPSCPSLPKIKVPEKRLDLIAVKLPCKNDGNWSRDVARLHLQLEAANLAAASKGNYPVNLLFVTQCFPIPNLFPCKELVAREGNAWLYKPNLNVIREKLQLPIGSCELALPHGNYERDNAVKKPREAYATVLHSAHVYVCGAIAAAQSIRMAGSTRDLVILVDDTISEYHRSGLEVAGWKIRTIQRIRNPKAEKDAYNEWNYSKFRLWQLTDFDKIIFIDADLLILRNIDFLFKMPQISATGNNGTLFNSGVMVIEPSNCTFHLLMEHINEIESYNGGDQGYLNEIFTWWHRIPKHMNFLKHFWIGDEEAVIQKKIRLFGAEPPILYVLHYLGYKPWLCYRDYDCNWNVDILQEFATDVGHRSWWKVHDAMPERLQDFCLLSSRQKAQLEWDRRQAEKANYTDGHWKLRIEDPRSKKCIDRLCNWKSMLRHWGEKNWTYDPHFYPTPPSITTASLSS, from the exons ATGCTGAAAT CAGGACTAAATCAAACTAAAAGTGTCAGTGGCACATCTTCAAGCTCCATGGAGGCAAGGCAACGATCGCT AGAAGATGCATGTAAAAGGAGATTACACAAAATTAGAGTCAAGGCAATTGAGAAGCCCTTCCAGCTGATCTCATTACAAGAAAGAGGAGCAAAATACAGGCTTCATCCATTGAAATTAATCCTGTTTTTCATTCTACTAGGCACTCTTCTGAAAATTATCTTCTCTCCAGCTGTTTGTATTGGTGACAGTATACCACAAGCAGTTTCTCG GTGGATATGGGGTGGAGTGGATCCTCGTTATATATCACATGTTGATGTTAATTGGGATGAAGTCTCCAAAGTTGTGAAGAAGATGCCAGATAACAATAACATTCAACGAGTTGGCCTTCTCAATTTCAATAGAAGTGAAGTTAGTCAATGGAAACAGTTTATTCCTTATGCCAATCACACAATCCTGAGGCTAGACTTTGCTGATAGTAATATTACCTGGGAATCCTTGTTTCCTGAGTGGATTGATGAAGAACAAGAAGATGAACTTCCCAGTTGCCCTTCTTTACCGAAGATCAAAGTGCCTGAAAAGCGGCTTGATCTTATTGCTGTTAAGCTTCCTTGCAAAAATGATGGTAATTGGTCAAGAGATGTTGCTAGGCTACATTTGCAGCTAGAAGCTGCCAATTTAGCTGCTGCTTCCAAAGGCAATTACCCTGTTAACTTGCTGTTTGTTACCCAATGTTTTCCAATACCAAATCTATTTCCTTGCAAGGAGCTTGTTGCACGGGAAGGTAATGCATGGTTGTACAAGCCAAACTTGAATGTAATCAGAGAAAAACTTCAGCTCCCAATCGGATCTTGTGAGCTTGCTCTACCTCATGGCAATTATG AACGAGACAATGCAGTCAAAAAGCCCCGAGAAGCTTATGCTACAGTCCTTCATTCAGCTCATGTCTATGTTTGTGGAGCAATTGCTGCGGCACAAAGTATTCGCATGGCAGGGTCTACCAGGGATCTTGTTATACTTGTTGATGACACCATTAGCGAGTACCACAGAAGTGGACTTGAAGTTGCAGGATGGAAAATCCGAACAATACAGAGAATAAGAAATCCCAAAGCTGAGAAAGATGCGTACAATGAATGGAACTATAGCAAGTTCAGACTATGGCAACTGACAGACTTTGATAAGATCATATTCATTGATGCTGATCTTCTCATACTTAGGAACATTGATTTCCTATTCAAAATGCCACAGATCTCAGCAACAGGCAACAATGGCACACTTTTCAACTCTGGAGTTATGGTGATAGAGCCATCAAACTGCACATTCCATCTGTTGATGGAACATATAAATGAGATTGAATCATATAATGGCGGAGACCAGGGCTACTTGAACGAAATATTTACGTGGTGGCACCGGATTCCAAAGCACATGAACTTCTTGAAACATTTTTGGATTGGTGATGAGGAAGCAGTGATACAGAAGAAAATTCGTCTATTTGGAGCTGAGCCACCAATTCTTTATGTCCTTCACTATTTAGGATATAAACCATGGTTGTGCTACCGCGACTATGATTGCAACTGGAATGTTGACATATTACAAGAGTTCGCGACTGATGTTGGTCACAGAAGCTGGTGGAAAGTGCACGATGCAATGCCAGAGCGATTGCAGGACTTCTGTCTATTGAGTTCAAGACAGAAAGCACAGTTGGAGTGGGACAGAAGACAAGCTGAAAAAGCAAATTATACAGATGGTCATTGGAAATTGAGAATCGAAGATCCTCGTTCTAAGAAGTGCATTGACAGGTTATGCAACTGGAAGAGCATGTTGCGCCACTGGGGGGAGAAGAATTGGACATATGATCCGCATTTCTACCCTACACCACCATCCATTACCACAGCATCTCTTTCCAGTTAG
- the LOC113701351 gene encoding UDP-glucuronate:xylan alpha-glucuronosyltransferase 1 isoform X3: MEARQRSLEDACKRRLHKIRVKAIEKPFQLISLQERGAKYRLHPLKLILFFILLGTLLKIIFSPAVCIGDSIPQAVSRPHFVNRWIWGGVDPRYISHVDVNWDEVSKVVKKMPDNNNIQRVGLLNFNRSEVSQWKQFIPYANHTILRLDFADSNITWESLFPEWIDEEQEDELPSCPSLPKIKVPEKRLDLIAVKLPCKNDGNWSRDVARLHLQLEAANLAAASKGNYPVNLLFVTQCFPIPNLFPCKELVAREGNAWLYKPNLNVIREKLQLPIGSCELALPHGNYERDNAVKKPREAYATVLHSAHVYVCGAIAAAQSIRMAGSTRDLVILVDDTISEYHRSGLEVAGWKIRTIQRIRNPKAEKDAYNEWNYSKFRLWQLTDFDKIIFIDADLLILRNIDFLFKMPQISATGNNGTLFNSGVMVIEPSNCTFHLLMEHINEIESYNGGDQGYLNEIFTWWHRIPKHMNFLKHFWIGDEEAVIQKKIRLFGAEPPILYVLHYLGYKPWLCYRDYDCNWNVDILQEFATDVGHRSWWKVHDAMPERLQDFCLLSSRQKAQLEWDRRQAEKANYTDGHWKLRIEDPRSKKCIDRLCNWKSMLRHWGEKNWTYDPHFYPTPPSITTASLSS, encoded by the exons ATGGAGGCAAGGCAACGATCGCT AGAAGATGCATGTAAAAGGAGATTACACAAAATTAGAGTCAAGGCAATTGAGAAGCCCTTCCAGCTGATCTCATTACAAGAAAGAGGAGCAAAATACAGGCTTCATCCATTGAAATTAATCCTGTTTTTCATTCTACTAGGCACTCTTCTGAAAATTATCTTCTCTCCAGCTGTTTGTATTGGTGACAGTATACCACAAGCAGTTTCTCG GCCACATTTTGTTAACAGGTGGATATGGGGTGGAGTGGATCCTCGTTATATATCACATGTTGATGTTAATTGGGATGAAGTCTCCAAAGTTGTGAAGAAGATGCCAGATAACAATAACATTCAACGAGTTGGCCTTCTCAATTTCAATAGAAGTGAAGTTAGTCAATGGAAACAGTTTATTCCTTATGCCAATCACACAATCCTGAGGCTAGACTTTGCTGATAGTAATATTACCTGGGAATCCTTGTTTCCTGAGTGGATTGATGAAGAACAAGAAGATGAACTTCCCAGTTGCCCTTCTTTACCGAAGATCAAAGTGCCTGAAAAGCGGCTTGATCTTATTGCTGTTAAGCTTCCTTGCAAAAATGATGGTAATTGGTCAAGAGATGTTGCTAGGCTACATTTGCAGCTAGAAGCTGCCAATTTAGCTGCTGCTTCCAAAGGCAATTACCCTGTTAACTTGCTGTTTGTTACCCAATGTTTTCCAATACCAAATCTATTTCCTTGCAAGGAGCTTGTTGCACGGGAAGGTAATGCATGGTTGTACAAGCCAAACTTGAATGTAATCAGAGAAAAACTTCAGCTCCCAATCGGATCTTGTGAGCTTGCTCTACCTCATGGCAATTATG AACGAGACAATGCAGTCAAAAAGCCCCGAGAAGCTTATGCTACAGTCCTTCATTCAGCTCATGTCTATGTTTGTGGAGCAATTGCTGCGGCACAAAGTATTCGCATGGCAGGGTCTACCAGGGATCTTGTTATACTTGTTGATGACACCATTAGCGAGTACCACAGAAGTGGACTTGAAGTTGCAGGATGGAAAATCCGAACAATACAGAGAATAAGAAATCCCAAAGCTGAGAAAGATGCGTACAATGAATGGAACTATAGCAAGTTCAGACTATGGCAACTGACAGACTTTGATAAGATCATATTCATTGATGCTGATCTTCTCATACTTAGGAACATTGATTTCCTATTCAAAATGCCACAGATCTCAGCAACAGGCAACAATGGCACACTTTTCAACTCTGGAGTTATGGTGATAGAGCCATCAAACTGCACATTCCATCTGTTGATGGAACATATAAATGAGATTGAATCATATAATGGCGGAGACCAGGGCTACTTGAACGAAATATTTACGTGGTGGCACCGGATTCCAAAGCACATGAACTTCTTGAAACATTTTTGGATTGGTGATGAGGAAGCAGTGATACAGAAGAAAATTCGTCTATTTGGAGCTGAGCCACCAATTCTTTATGTCCTTCACTATTTAGGATATAAACCATGGTTGTGCTACCGCGACTATGATTGCAACTGGAATGTTGACATATTACAAGAGTTCGCGACTGATGTTGGTCACAGAAGCTGGTGGAAAGTGCACGATGCAATGCCAGAGCGATTGCAGGACTTCTGTCTATTGAGTTCAAGACAGAAAGCACAGTTGGAGTGGGACAGAAGACAAGCTGAAAAAGCAAATTATACAGATGGTCATTGGAAATTGAGAATCGAAGATCCTCGTTCTAAGAAGTGCATTGACAGGTTATGCAACTGGAAGAGCATGTTGCGCCACTGGGGGGAGAAGAATTGGACATATGATCCGCATTTCTACCCTACACCACCATCCATTACCACAGCATCTCTTTCCAGTTAG